The window CGGTCGTCACACGCTCCTCGGTCGGTGACGGTATGGTCATCGGTGATACTCCTCCGTGTGGATGTAACAGGCGCTCATTCGTTGGGGGCCGAATTCGACGTCGGGTGGGCGCTCCTCTTTACAGAGCGGTTTAGCGTCTGGACACCGGGGGTGGAACCGACAGCCGGATGGCGGGTTGGCGAGGTTCGGTGGCATTCCGTCTATCGGATCCAGTTCACCTGGATTGTCGATTCTGGGGACGCTGTTCAGGAACGTTCGCGTATAGGGATGTTTTGGGTCGGCAATGATCTCCTCGAGCGACCCTTTCTCGGCAATCCGACCGGCGTACATCACGATCACGTCGTCACACACCTCCGAGACGACGCCGAGGTCGTGCGTGATCATCAACAGCGCCATCTCTCGAGTCTCCTGCAATCGTTCGAAGAGATCGATCACCTGGGCCTGAATCGTCACGTCCAGTCCGGTCGTCGGTTCGTCCGCGATCAGCAAGTCCGGCTCACACGCCAGCGCCTGGGCGACGAGTGCACGCTGGGCCATCCCTCCGGAGTACTCGTGTGGATAGCGGTTGACGGCTTCCTCCGCGTTCGGTATCCCGACCTCCTCGAGCAGGCTGATCGCCCGCTCGTGTGCCTCCTGTTTACTAACATCCTCGTGGGCACGAATCCCTTCCGCGATCTGGTAGCCGACCGTGTACGCAGGATCGAGCGCGGAGCGTGGCTCTTGGAACACCATCGCGATTTCGTTGCCGCGAATAGCGCGAAGTTCGTCGGTGCTCATCTCGAGTACGTCGCGCCCTTTCCAGCGGACGGTGCCCGATTTGATCTCGCCGGGCGATTCGATGAGGCGGACGATCGAACGAACAGACACCGATTTCCCACTGCCACTCTCTCCGAC of the Natronosalvus vescus genome contains:
- a CDS encoding ABC transporter ATP-binding protein; amino-acid sequence: MWTTDASCVCMSPSDENKSNRPGKSLCPHSHRCTQMADPLLEVENLTTTFRTSEGEVSAVDDISYTVSPSNAVGIVGESGSGKSVSVRSIVRLIESPGEIKSGTVRWKGRDVLEMSTDELRAIRGNEIAMVFQEPRSALDPAYTVGYQIAEGIRAHEDVSKQEAHERAISLLEEVGIPNAEEAVNRYPHEYSGGMAQRALVAQALACEPDLLIADEPTTGLDVTIQAQVIDLFERLQETREMALLMITHDLGVVSEVCDDVIVMYAGRIAEKGSLEEIIADPKHPYTRTFLNSVPRIDNPGELDPIDGMPPNLANPPSGCRFHPRCPDAKPLCKEERPPDVEFGPQRMSACYIHTEEYHR